Proteins found in one Tsukamurella paurometabola DSM 20162 genomic segment:
- a CDS encoding TetR/AcrR family transcriptional regulator — protein sequence MADSPSAERRPAPVQRRGQVRRDAILDAAEALFIESGYEGATLKAISERTGIPLASVYHYFKDRGQVDGEVARRHAEDLTASVVSAVQEADRRSDLDRVLSLVVHAFVGYYRRHPGFVELWLARRNAVLSEVAEEFDMVQSDKLWRLLIDRDLIAADTPALVVRLAYEAGARLLDLAFGDDRHGDDAVIAEAVRLLSSYLGSYAPMT from the coding sequence GTGGCCGATTCCCCCTCCGCCGAGCGGCGTCCGGCGCCCGTGCAGCGCCGCGGGCAGGTACGGCGGGACGCGATCCTTGACGCCGCGGAGGCACTGTTCATCGAATCCGGCTACGAGGGCGCCACGCTGAAGGCGATCAGTGAGCGCACCGGGATTCCTCTTGCGTCCGTCTACCACTACTTCAAGGACCGTGGGCAGGTCGATGGCGAGGTGGCGCGGCGACATGCCGAAGACCTGACCGCATCCGTCGTCTCGGCAGTACAGGAGGCCGACCGGCGCTCCGATCTGGACCGGGTGCTCAGCCTGGTGGTGCATGCGTTCGTCGGGTACTACCGCCGGCACCCGGGGTTCGTGGAATTGTGGCTGGCCAGGCGCAACGCCGTACTCAGTGAGGTCGCCGAGGAGTTCGACATGGTCCAGTCGGACAAGCTCTGGCGGCTACTGATCGACCGCGACCTGATCGCCGCCGACACCCCCGCGCTCGTGGTGCGCCTGGCGTACGAGGCCGGTGCTCGCCTGCTGGACCTCGCCTTCGGCGACGACCGGCACGGCGATGATGCGGTGATCGCCGAGGCGGTGCGGCTGCTGAGTTCCTATCTCGGCTCGTACGCCCCCATGACCTGA
- the rpmB gene encoding 50S ribosomal protein L28, translated as MAAVCDVCDKGPGFGKSVSHSHRRTNRRWNPNIQTVRAQVAPGQTKRLNVCTSCIKAGKVVRG; from the coding sequence ATGGCTGCCGTCTGCGACGTCTGCGACAAGGGCCCCGGCTTCGGTAAGTCGGTGTCGCACTCGCATCGGCGTACCAATCGCCGGTGGAACCCGAACATCCAGACCGTGCGTGCCCAGGTGGCACCCGGTCAGACCAAGCGCCTGAACGTGTGCACCTCGTGCATCAAGGCCGGCAAGGTCGTTCGCGGCTGA